A genomic segment from Vicinamibacterales bacterium encodes:
- the lysX gene encoding lysine biosynthesis protein LysX: protein MRLGVLCSIVRKEEKLIFEALRERGVDFEKIDDRELSLDLHNRSFPWNIVLERAVNHARALHTLKLFNDRGLPTVNTWDVANICGDKVLTTNALVRAQVPTPKTIVAYTPESALSAIETLGYPVVLKPAVGSWGRLVARANDRHAAEALLEHKQILGSYHHSIFYIQEYVEKSGRDIRAFVVGNETICAIYRMSDHWITNTARGATTANCPVTDELNEICVAAANAVGGGILAVDVFESERGLQVNEVNYTMEFRNSIDVTGVPIHERIVDYTLAVGEASAPTV from the coding sequence ATGCGACTCGGTGTACTCTGCTCAATCGTTCGAAAAGAAGAGAAACTCATTTTCGAGGCGCTCCGAGAACGTGGCGTTGACTTCGAGAAAATCGACGACCGCGAACTGTCCCTCGACCTGCATAACCGAAGCTTCCCTTGGAACATTGTTCTTGAGCGCGCCGTTAACCACGCGCGGGCACTTCATACACTAAAACTCTTCAACGACCGCGGGTTGCCAACCGTTAACACCTGGGACGTCGCTAATATCTGCGGAGATAAAGTGCTCACGACAAACGCCTTAGTCCGAGCCCAGGTGCCCACCCCTAAAACGATCGTTGCCTACACCCCGGAGTCCGCCTTGTCGGCCATTGAAACACTCGGCTACCCCGTCGTTCTCAAGCCGGCGGTCGGCTCCTGGGGACGACTCGTCGCCCGTGCGAACGACCGGCACGCCGCTGAAGCTCTTCTTGAACACAAGCAGATCCTCGGGTCGTATCATCACTCAATCTTCTATATCCAAGAGTACGTGGAAAAATCTGGCCGAGACATCCGGGCATTTGTCGTGGGTAATGAAACCATCTGTGCCATCTACCGGATGAGTGACCACTGGATCACAAATACTGCACGCGGCGCAACAACAGCTAACTGTCCAGTGACTGATGAGCTAAATGAGATCTGCGTCGCGGCAGCCAATGCCGTCGGCGGCGGCATACTGGCAGTCGACGTCTTCGAGAGCGAGCGCGGTCTGCAAGTTAATGAAGTGAATTATACGATGGAGTTCCGCAATAGTATTGACGTCACGGGTGTACCAATTCACGAACGGATCGTTGATTACACTCTTGCCGTCGGTGAGGCCTCCGCCCCGACCGTATAA
- the argC gene encoding N-acetyl-gamma-glutamyl-phosphate reductase: MKISILGASGYVGGELLRLLLDHPHVSVEQVTSERLAGKRVTTAHPNLRGRTTLCFSRLADLTPCDLLFAALPHGSFAGTFSEVQSVAPRIIDMSADFRLRSANAYETWYGHEHTNPPVLDKFVYGLPELHRTAIRNASYVTGTGCLATTAILGLLPLFREGVVSEREVFIEAKVGSSAAGNKESASSHHPERSGAVRSFQPTGHRHTGEIVQELSLNGSPTVHLSATAIEMVRGILITAHLRLTQDLDTKAVWNLYRTTYRDEPFVRIVKDRHGIFRYPEPKILVGSNYCDVGFERDAHSDRLVVLAALDNLMKGAAGNGVQAMNIMAGWDERAGLSFSGLHPI; this comes from the coding sequence ATGAAGATTAGCATCCTTGGCGCGTCGGGCTACGTTGGCGGCGAACTGTTGCGCCTTCTGCTAGACCATCCACATGTTTCCGTGGAACAGGTCACATCGGAGCGCCTCGCCGGGAAAAGGGTGACGACCGCGCATCCGAATCTTCGTGGGCGCACGACACTTTGCTTCAGCCGTCTAGCTGACCTCACACCATGTGATCTACTTTTCGCTGCGCTTCCGCATGGAAGCTTCGCCGGAACATTCAGTGAAGTACAGTCGGTAGCCCCACGTATTATCGACATGAGTGCAGACTTTCGCTTGCGCTCAGCCAACGCCTACGAAACCTGGTACGGCCATGAGCACACCAACCCGCCCGTGCTTGACAAGTTTGTCTACGGACTCCCAGAGTTACATCGGACCGCGATTAGGAACGCAAGCTACGTTACCGGCACAGGCTGCCTAGCAACTACGGCAATTCTTGGTCTCCTGCCACTCTTTCGAGAGGGCGTTGTATCAGAGCGCGAGGTCTTTATCGAAGCGAAAGTCGGGTCTTCCGCAGCCGGCAATAAGGAGAGCGCGTCGTCGCATCATCCTGAGCGAAGCGGTGCCGTCCGGTCATTCCAACCGACTGGACATCGGCACACCGGTGAAATTGTTCAAGAACTCTCATTGAACGGCAGTCCGACCGTACATCTCTCAGCCACTGCAATCGAGATGGTCCGTGGCATCCTGATCACCGCCCACCTCCGCCTGACGCAAGACCTCGATACAAAGGCAGTCTGGAATCTATACCGCACCACATACCGCGATGAACCCTTTGTCAGAATCGTAAAGGACCGTCACGGTATTTTCCGGTATCCGGAACCTAAGATTCTGGTCGGCTCTAACTATTGCGATGTCGGATTTGAGCGTGATGCTCACAGCGACCGGCTTGTCGTTCTCGCCGCGCTCGACAATCTCATGAAGGGCGCCGCCGGTAACGGAGTGCAGGCGATGAATATTATGGCCGGGTGGGACGAACGAGCCGGACTTTCATTTTCCGGACTTCATCCGATCTAA
- a CDS encoding [LysW]-aminoadipate kinase — MLVIKVGGGRGISYEEVCSDLAELHAKKHPWLLVHGGSNETNTLATALGHPPRFVTSASGYESRYTDRATLEIFEMAYCGKVNKGIVERLQGLGIPAIGLAGLDGRLLAGPRKATLTIVEQGKKKVLRDDHTGKITSVNTELINVLYDAGYVLAVCPPAISDDHVAVNVDGDRAAARIAEALGAGDLIILSNVPGLLTDLEDESSVISHIDPSNLDHYFKYAKGRMKKKLMAVKEALAGGVGRVVLGDARLAHPVQEALAGRGTVIGTETNHRG; from the coding sequence ATGCTAGTAATTAAAGTTGGAGGAGGGCGGGGGATTAGCTATGAGGAGGTCTGCTCCGACCTCGCCGAGCTACATGCGAAGAAGCATCCGTGGCTGTTGGTGCATGGTGGGTCCAACGAAACTAATACCTTAGCAACCGCACTTGGTCATCCACCACGATTTGTGACCTCGGCATCTGGGTATGAAAGCCGCTATACCGACCGCGCCACACTTGAAATTTTTGAGATGGCCTACTGCGGTAAAGTCAATAAGGGTATCGTCGAGCGATTACAGGGTCTCGGGATTCCAGCCATAGGACTTGCAGGCCTCGATGGCCGGTTGCTCGCTGGTCCACGAAAGGCCACCCTAACAATCGTCGAGCAAGGCAAGAAGAAGGTGCTGCGTGATGACCACACGGGGAAGATTACATCGGTCAATACGGAACTGATTAATGTCCTCTACGATGCCGGCTACGTCCTCGCCGTATGTCCACCAGCGATTAGCGACGACCACGTCGCTGTCAATGTCGACGGAGACCGAGCAGCAGCACGAATTGCGGAGGCGTTGGGAGCTGGTGACCTCATTATTCTTTCTAACGTACCTGGCCTCTTGACCGATCTTGAGGACGAGTCATCAGTCATCTCTCACATTGACCCATCGAACCTTGATCACTATTTCAAGTACGCTAAAGGTCGAATGAAAAAGAAACTGATGGCCGTTAAAGAAGCGCTGGCCGGCGGTGTCGGGCGCGTCGTCCTAGGTGATGCACGGCTAGCACATCCGGTCCAAGAGGCTCTCGCCGGTAGAGGAACGGTCATTGGAACCGAAACAAATCATCGAGGCTGA
- a CDS encoding acetylornithine/succinylornithine family transaminase, with translation MEPKQIIEAEDQHSSGTYHKRPVVLVRGAGTRVWDIDGREYLDCTAGIGVAALGHAHPVVIEALREQASRLITCQELFYNDQRAALFKRLDAVTPSSINRFFLSNSGAEANEAAIKFARAATGRTEIVATMRGYHGKTLGALSATWGNDFRKPFEPLVPGFRTIPFNRPEAIADTISDATAAVLVEIVQGEGGVRPATEEFMQALRLTCTEHGALLVIDEVQTGFGRTGRLFAFEHHSVTPDILTLAKSVAGGLPMGVTAFGDTVGQLAKQSHTSTFGGNPLACAVAERVIAHIVAADLATHAAAHGRLLMNAIRGLSKPQVREVRGLGLMIGIELKQPAGKIVRNLMDEGILALLAGPKVIRLLPPLVIEVSDIDQIANAFDKVLT, from the coding sequence TTGGAACCGAAACAAATCATCGAGGCTGAAGACCAACACTCATCCGGGACGTACCACAAACGCCCGGTTGTGCTAGTGCGGGGTGCAGGCACGCGTGTCTGGGACATTGACGGGCGCGAGTATCTCGACTGCACTGCAGGAATAGGTGTCGCTGCGCTCGGACATGCACACCCCGTTGTAATCGAGGCCCTCCGAGAGCAAGCGAGTCGCCTCATCACCTGCCAAGAACTTTTTTATAACGATCAGCGGGCGGCCCTGTTTAAACGTTTGGATGCTGTTACTCCCTCGTCGATCAATCGTTTCTTCCTAAGCAACTCTGGCGCAGAAGCCAATGAGGCAGCTATCAAGTTTGCCCGGGCAGCGACGGGTCGGACAGAGATTGTTGCAACGATGCGAGGCTACCACGGTAAAACGCTTGGCGCTCTGAGTGCGACGTGGGGTAACGATTTCCGTAAGCCATTCGAGCCGCTTGTCCCAGGCTTCCGTACAATCCCGTTCAATCGTCCGGAAGCAATAGCCGACACAATTTCTGACGCGACGGCGGCGGTGCTTGTTGAAATTGTGCAGGGTGAAGGTGGCGTTCGGCCGGCAACCGAAGAATTTATGCAGGCTCTCCGTTTGACCTGCACCGAGCACGGCGCGCTCTTAGTCATCGATGAAGTGCAAACAGGCTTCGGCCGGACCGGGCGTCTTTTTGCGTTCGAGCACCACAGTGTCACACCCGACATCCTTACACTGGCCAAGAGCGTGGCAGGCGGTCTCCCAATGGGAGTAACGGCCTTCGGTGACACAGTTGGCCAGCTAGCCAAACAGAGCCACACCAGCACCTTTGGTGGTAATCCACTTGCCTGCGCTGTCGCTGAGCGCGTTATCGCACATATCGTGGCGGCAGACCTAGCAACCCATGCGGCAGCACACGGACGACTCTTAATGAATGCGATTCGTGGCTTGTCGAAGCCACAGGTTCGCGAGGTACGCGGCCTTGGTCTCATGATAGGGATCGAACTAAAACAACCGGCCGGAAAAATAGTTCGTAACTTAATGGATGAAGGAATTCTCGCCTTATTGGCTGGCCCGAAGGTCATCCGGCTCCTCCCTCCGCTCGTCATCGAAGTTTCCGACATCGACCAGATTGCAAACGCGTTCGATAAGGTGCTGACATGA
- a CDS encoding [LysW]-lysine hydrolase: MNDQWATALLRDLCAIYSPSGNESEAVSFLVSRATEAGLQATTDGAGNFVAERGEGPTAIVLLGHIDTVEGFIPPTITNGRLYARGAVDAKGPLATFVSATAQATIPEGVRVIVIGAVEEETPSSKGAHYVCTRYQPAATIIGEPSGVSGITIGYKGRMSLSLVGQQSHAHTAAKSRSVAARAAEWWTRLEEYCNHRNANRPPFDCLDSHLSEFHTSTDGFTDRVDLHGSLRLPAGAPIDELQHRLTTLSHGWGTVSLGDYTPPFRSDRKNRLVGALIRSIREESSEPRFKLKTGTSDMNVVGPVWRCPIVAYGPGDSQLDHAPDEHVALDEYLKAVRILRRVLGSRLS; this comes from the coding sequence ATGAACGACCAGTGGGCCACCGCACTACTTCGTGACCTCTGTGCAATCTACTCCCCATCGGGTAATGAGTCCGAGGCCGTCAGCTTTCTTGTTTCTCGTGCTACCGAAGCTGGATTGCAGGCAACGACCGACGGTGCTGGGAATTTCGTGGCCGAGCGCGGTGAGGGCCCTACAGCGATAGTACTCTTGGGACATATCGATACGGTAGAGGGCTTTATTCCACCAACAATAACGAACGGACGGCTGTATGCACGTGGAGCCGTCGACGCCAAAGGTCCTCTCGCAACGTTTGTAAGCGCCACAGCACAAGCGACCATTCCTGAGGGAGTGCGGGTGATCGTCATCGGTGCAGTCGAAGAAGAAACGCCGAGCTCAAAAGGGGCACACTACGTTTGCACTCGATATCAACCCGCTGCGACGATCATTGGTGAGCCAAGCGGTGTCTCTGGCATCACGATCGGCTATAAGGGCAGAATGAGCTTGTCGCTGGTCGGACAGCAGTCGCACGCACATACCGCCGCCAAGAGTCGAAGTGTCGCAGCGCGAGCCGCGGAATGGTGGACACGGCTCGAGGAATATTGCAACCACCGGAACGCCAATCGTCCACCGTTCGATTGCCTGGACTCACATTTGTCCGAATTCCACACCTCGACCGATGGTTTCACGGACCGTGTCGACCTACACGGTAGTCTACGCCTGCCTGCAGGGGCGCCCATCGACGAACTACAACACCGGCTCACCACCCTGTCCCACGGATGGGGAACGGTCTCGCTAGGCGATTACACTCCACCCTTTCGGAGTGATCGGAAGAACCGCCTAGTCGGAGCGCTAATTCGATCGATTCGGGAAGAATCGAGTGAACCACGCTTTAAGCTAAAGACAGGCACCTCCGATATGAATGTTGTCGGTCCGGTATGGCGATGCCCGATCGTGGCCTATGGTCCAGGTGATTCACAATTGGACCATGCACCGGACGAGCATGTCGCGCTCGACGAATACCTGAAGGCGGTGAGGATTCTGAGGCGCGTCCTGGGTTCCAGGCTATCCTGA
- a CDS encoding calcium/sodium antiporter, producing the protein MIYDVGGLIIAFALVAKGGNMFVDSSVQIASTLRVPRLIIGGTLVSLATTIPELVVSVTASYFGDSGIALGNAVGSAIVDMALVTGIVALIVPVTVDRAVFRRRAWWVRIAALLLVIVSWNQVIGQLPGFGLFIFSCLYLFADYRYFRRKQNQESDSIDGASSAKGSSNVNIAVQFIVGAVLVVVGSRLLLNFGVSFAAGLGVPSAFIGFSVVAVGTSLPELVTGISAARKGVPDLSVGNVLGANLLNIAMIVGLAGTIRPLTVPSYVQWYAYPWLFVFIAVLGLTLGRSGTLDRKGGLILIALYVFYLMGLVPVNYFR; encoded by the coding sequence ATGATTTATGACGTTGGTGGTCTAATAATCGCGTTTGCCCTTGTCGCTAAGGGTGGCAACATGTTTGTCGATTCAAGTGTGCAGATCGCCAGCACCTTGCGAGTGCCACGCCTTATTATCGGAGGCACACTTGTTAGCCTCGCCACGACTATTCCGGAGTTGGTTGTTTCAGTTACCGCAAGCTATTTTGGGGATTCCGGTATTGCATTAGGCAATGCAGTCGGGTCCGCCATCGTAGACATGGCACTTGTTACCGGCATAGTTGCACTAATTGTGCCAGTGACAGTGGACCGGGCGGTCTTTCGGAGACGTGCGTGGTGGGTACGAATCGCAGCTCTTCTTCTTGTGATCGTTTCGTGGAATCAAGTCATCGGCCAGTTGCCTGGCTTTGGGCTGTTTATTTTTTCCTGCCTGTACCTTTTTGCTGACTATCGGTACTTTAGACGGAAACAGAACCAGGAATCAGATTCCATAGACGGGGCCTCTTCTGCAAAGGGAAGCTCCAACGTAAACATCGCAGTACAATTCATTGTTGGTGCAGTCTTAGTCGTTGTCGGTAGTCGACTCCTCTTAAATTTTGGCGTCTCATTTGCGGCTGGCCTGGGCGTGCCCTCGGCCTTCATCGGATTCTCGGTCGTGGCAGTAGGAACATCGTTGCCAGAGTTAGTGACTGGCATTTCGGCAGCACGTAAGGGTGTGCCTGATCTTTCCGTGGGTAATGTCCTTGGCGCGAACTTGTTAAATATCGCAATGATCGTCGGATTGGCAGGAACAATTCGACCACTCACCGTGCCGAGTTACGTGCAGTGGTATGCATATCCTTGGCTATTTGTGTTTATTGCGGTGCTTGGTCTCACACTTGGCCGGTCAGGAACCTTGGATAGAAAAGGCGGACTCATACTTATAGCGCTTTACGTTTTTTACCTAATGGGTTTGGTTCCAGTTAACTATTTTCGTTAG